GCGGTGTCGTCACCCAGATTTACGGGCCGCCGGCGTCGGGAAAGACGAACATCGCGCTGTCGTCGGCGATCCGGACGGCCGCCGCCGGCGGAATGGCGCTGTACATCGATACGGAGGGGATCTCGCTCGATCGATTCGAGGCGCTCGCGACGGCGGCGGCCGACGGCGACGAGATCGACGCGATCACGAGTCGCGTCATCGTCTCCGACGCGGTCGATTTCGACGAACAGCGCGAGGCGGTCCGCGACGCCGGCGACCTCGCCGAACGGCTCGACCTCATCGTCCTCGACAGCGCCACGGGCTTCTATCGGCTCGAACGCGACAACGACGACGACGGCCGAACGCTCCGGACGGTCGCCAAGCAGATCACGCACCTGCTCGCGTTGGCTCGCAGACACGACATCGCGGTTCTCATCACGAACCAGGTGTACGCCGACCCCGAAGCTGATTCGGAACGCCCCCGACCGCTCGGCGGACACACGCTGACACACTGGTCCGGCGTCGTTCTTCGACTCGAACGGTTCCGAGGCGGAAACCGGCGGGCGACGCTCGAAAAGCACCGTTCGAAAGCCGCCGGGGAGACGGCGCGCTTCCGGATCACGGCCACCGGCCTCGAGGGAATCGAGGACGCGAGTTAGTCCGACGCCGGTTCGCCGCCGCGAGCACCGGAACGGTTCCGATTCGCGCGAGAGGGCGGCGGATACTGTTCACCGAGTGACGGCTCGGACGCGTCGTCGATGGATGGACGCACACAACGATCCTGCTCGCGGTTGACGTGCGCGTACTGGTCCGGCGTGTTCGCGAGCGGGTGCGCCGGGTTCTCGCCGCTGTCGATCCGGGCCGCTCGAAGTTCGTCGAATCCGGCGATCCGCGCACGGATCCCCCGCCAGTGACGGGCCGTCCCCTCGGGGATCGAAACGGGGTGCGGCGGTCGAGCGTCCGGGCCGCGCGCCGCGAGGATTGCCCGGTTGACGTTCGCCGCGAGGTCGTCGTGGTCGACGAGGATTCCGACGCGGGCGCGCTGCGGCGCGCGGACCGCGAGGACGTCCAACCCGAGGTGGAGCGCCCGATACTCGGCGACGTTGTTGTTCGGCACCGAATCTGGGACCGAAAGCCGAGCGACGCTCTCGCCGTCGCGCGTCTCGATGACGACACCCAGCCCGCCGTCGCCGTCGTGACGATACGAGCCGTCCGTGGCGATATAAAGGTCCCGACAATGCGTGTGCGGAGGATGCGCGATGTGCGGGGTGGGCGACTCGTCGAACAGGTTCCGCAGCGCCGGCCGGCGGTAGGCGGCCATACGATCAGTTCGGTATCGTCAGTATATAAATCCACGGTCGA
This genomic window from Natronomonas salsuginis contains:
- the radB gene encoding DNA repair and recombination protein RadB; translation: MSEPIPTGCGSIDALLGGGTERGVVTQIYGPPASGKTNIALSSAIRTAAAGGMALYIDTEGISLDRFEALATAAADGDEIDAITSRVIVSDAVDFDEQREAVRDAGDLAERLDLIVLDSATGFYRLERDNDDDGRTLRTVAKQITHLLALARRHDIAVLITNQVYADPEADSERPRPLGGHTLTHWSGVVLRLERFRGGNRRATLEKHRSKAAGETARFRITATGLEGIEDAS
- a CDS encoding ribonuclease HI, with product MAAYRRPALRNLFDESPTPHIAHPPHTHCRDLYIATDGSYRHDGDGGLGVVIETRDGESVARLSVPDSVPNNNVAEYRALHLGLDVLAVRAPQRARVGILVDHDDLAANVNRAILAARGPDARPPHPVSIPEGTARHWRGIRARIAGFDELRAARIDSGENPAHPLANTPDQYAHVNREQDRCVRPSIDDASEPSLGEQYPPPSRANRNRSGARGGEPASD